From Penicillium psychrofluorescens genome assembly, chromosome: 1, one genomic window encodes:
- a CDS encoding uncharacterized protein (ID:PFLUO_001267-T1.cds;~source:funannotate) → MTRSSAVLHRDTHFIPKSVVGGKGSYLFLEDGTKFLDSTGGAAVACLGHGHEQIKQAMKNQIDTILYCHSAFFGTQVAEDLAQLLVDSTGGKLSKLFVVSSGSEAMEAALKLARQYFLELPSPQPQRTRFISRLPSYHGTTLGALSAGGHVLRRQAFEPLLSKNVSHVSPCYAYRGKQDGESDAQYVARLAAELDAEFQRVGPENVCAFIAEPVVGAALGCVPAVPGYFAAMKAVCSKHGALLIFDEIMCGMGRCGTLHEWEQEEVVPDILAIGKGLGGGYAPVSGVLIADHVVQTIDKGTGAFRHGQTYQGHALSCATALAVQKTVQEEGLLQNVRDMGSYFEERLRSQLGGHPYVGDIRGKALFWGLEFVKDKDTKEPFDTETRLSFLIQEKGLRPEYAISLYGCAGTADGVRGDHVILSPPYNVSKEEIDTIVDVTARVLDAVFADLGMSKE, encoded by the exons ATGACACGATCCAGTGCCGTCCTTCACCGGGACACTCATTTCATCCCCAAATCGGTTGTtggcggcaagggcagctatctcttcctcgaggatgGGACAAAATTTCTCGATTCGACCGGCGGCGCGGCTGTGGCGTGTCTGGGACATGGCCAcgagcagatcaagcaggccaTGAAGAATCAAATCGACACGATATTGTACTGTCACTCGGCCTTCTTTGGCACTCAAGTAGCCGAAGACCTCGCTCAGCTGTTGGTCGACTCCACGGGCGGGAAATTGTCCAAGCTCTTCGTCGTCAGCTCAG GTTCCGAGGCCATGGAAGCGGCTCTCAAACTAGCCCGCCAATATTTCCTCGAGCTGCCATCCCCCCAGCCGCAGCGGACACGGTTCATCTCCCGTCTGCCGTCCTATCACGGCACCACGCTGGGCGCTTTATCGGCCGGAGGCCATGTCCTTCGCCGGCAGGCCTTCGAGCCTCTTTTGTCCAAAAACGTATCGCATGTCTCTCCCTGCTATGCATACCGCGGCAAGCAAGACGGCGAGTCTGACGCGCAATACGTCGCTCGTCTAgccgccgagctggacgcgGAGTTTCAGCGCGTGGGACCTGAGAATGTGTGCGCGTTCATCGCAGAGCCCGTCGTCGGCGCG GCCCTGGGCTGCGTCCCCGCTGTACCGGGCTACTTCGCCGCCATGAAAGCCGTCTGCTCGAAACACGGCGCACTCCTGAtcttcgacgagatcatgTGCGGCATGGGCCGGTGCGGCACTCTGCATGAAtgggagcaggaagaggtCGTGCCAGATATCCTAGCCATTGGCAAGGGTCTGGGTGGAGGGTACGCGCCTGTCTCGGGGGTTTTGATCGCCGATCATGTCGTGCAGACCATCGACAAAGGCACGGGCGCTTTCCGACACGGACAGACCTATCAGGGCCATGCGCTCTCGTGTGCGACTGCGTTGGCGGTGCAGAAGACCGTCCAAGAGGAAGGGCTGCTGCAGAATGTGCGGGACATGGGCTCTTATTTTGAAGAGCGGCTGCGGAGCCAGTTGGGAGGGCATCCGTATGTGGGCGATATTCGAGGGAAGGCGCTGTTTTGGGGG CTTGAATTTGTCAAGGACAAGGATACGAAAGAACCATTCGATACCGAGACGCGTCTGTCGTTCTTGATTCAGGAGAAAGGTCTGCGGCCGGAGTATGCGATCTCGCTATATGGTTGCGCTGGCACTGCGGATGGCGTCCGTGGTGACCATGTCATATTGTCTCCGCCCTACAACGTGTCTAAGGAAGAGATCGATACGATTGTCGATGTGACGGCTAGAGTACTAGATGCTGTTTTTGCGGACTTGGGGATGTCAAAAGAATAG
- a CDS encoding uncharacterized protein (ID:PFLUO_001268-T1.cds;~source:funannotate), translated as MGWFSDDSEQADYHQQWNNSEPQEHEASFAHELIAGAASYEAAKAYEEHEEREGKPESHEKAKEIMAGFAGAFVDREVETRGLDFIDREKAKRQAREHIERVSAEDAGW; from the exons ATGGGCTGGTTCAGTG ACGATTCCGAGCAGGCCGACTACCACCAGCAATGGAACAACTCCGAGCCCCAGGAGCATGAGGCCAGCTTCGCCCATGAGCTGATTGCCGGGGCCGCCAGCTAcgaggctgccaaggccTACGAGGAGCACGAGGAGCGTGAGG GCAAGCCGGAGAGCcacgagaaggccaaggagatcatggcTGGTTTCGCCGGTGCTTTCGTGGACCGTGAGGTCGAGACCCGGGGTCTGGACTTCATTGACcgcgagaaggccaagcgTCAGGCCCGCGAGCACATTGAGCGCGTG